The following is a genomic window from Neofelis nebulosa isolate mNeoNeb1 chromosome 12, mNeoNeb1.pri, whole genome shotgun sequence.
GTGGACGAGGGATGGGCGGTGGGCACACACAGCTTGGGGAAGGAGTCTCAGGGGCATGCTGAGTGGGCAGAGATCGCATACTTTGATCCCATTTGTATACGTTTCTAGAGGTGACAAATGATCTAAGCGGAGAGGTTAGTGGTTGCTTGGGGCCGCTAACAGATTAATGGCGTGGGGGTGGCTATAAAGGGGCAACCCTGGGGGGTCCTGTGGGGTGGAACGTTCTATATCTTGACTGAGTCGGTGTCAGTCCCTCATTATGATTTTGACGGTGGTAACGTCTTGAGAACTGGATAAAGGGTGTATGagatgtctctttctctcagaactGCGtgtgtatctcaaaataaattcttaatataaaaccatttttaaagaaGGATTCAATCACAGgtttttctgttttacagatgccCTGAAAGTTGGAGTGATTACTGAGTCTAAGATTCTTCCAGCTCTGAAATTCAGCTGCTGACATGTTGTTTCGAAAACTTACATCTGCTAAAATCTGTTCCAAGTAGGTGCTTCAGCGTTTGGAGCGGCCGCGGCCTGAGGACCGGTCTGAAGCTGGCCTCTGCAGGGGGCCCTGGCACCCTCCCCAGACGTGCAGTGGCTGTGGCATCGGAGGGGAGGCCGCCCAGGCTCCTGCCGCCACCAGCTGCCTCCCTGTCAGCTTTACGGGCAGACCCGCTAAGGTTGTGTGGATCACACAGTTCCTGCCTCAGTAGAAGAGTCCAGAAAAGGGAACCATTTCCTCAGGTAAGAGCATGACTCAGATAGAGGTCGGCGTGGTGCTGGAACTTATTTGCAGAGGAGGGCAGTGCTTCTCTGTGGTTAATTCTGGAGCACGAATGTCCAAGAAACAGGCAGGAATTGGTTTTAGCCCAATACAAAGAAGtcgggtttgtttgttttttttcctttaaaaactggGCACTTTCCAAGacgaaatgaaagaaaaataagatttttccctcaggaaataaaaatagtcttgGTGTGATTGAAATGCATGGTGTTAGAGATCAGCTTCCTGAGACCCGGCCCTTCCTGGGGTCAGCGAGGAGGCACCCGCCGCGGGGCACCACGTCTCTCAAAGCCACCAGTTCCGCCGAGGACCTCACCCTCCACCACCCAGGAAACGTTGAAGGGACGAGGAAGGCAGAGCTCAGGCCGCTGCGGGGTGCTCTTCTTGGTGGCCGAGACCGCCTGTGTGACAGGGGAGCCGTGCCCGCAGGAAGCACCTCAAGACTCCTCTCCTTTAAGGTGCACGGTTGAGACTGCAGAACAGGGAACGTGTCAGCGTTCCTGCAGGACTCCATGCTGGGCAGACCCTCATCCTCTGGGCGATGGGAGTCCTGGGCCGGCAGCACCAACGCGCCCTCACGCGCCCCTCTACTCTCAGGCCGAAGCCAGTGCCGCCGGTTCCTCGCCTTGTGGTTTCAAACGCAGAACGAGCCGTCACCGGTCTCTGAGCCAGTTTCTGCACGCGGCCCTTCACGGTGGGTGTCTGGGCCAGGCCACACATGAGACCCTCTCGCAGCGGTGGGGGACCCTGTGCCATGGCCACCACAAGGCATGGCCCGCTGTCTGCGGGGGAAGCGAGAAAGGGGCAAGGCTCAGAGCCCTCGGGCCGACTGACACCGTCACGTTACGCCCCGGGACTCTGATAGAACAGCCTGTGAGAAAGGAAAGAGCTTATGGTGCAGGAAGTAGGTGAACGAGCTAGTGGATGACACCTTGAGACATGCAGGGCTGAATCGAAATCCAAGGATGAGGGGCCGGTCTGAGGAGGTCCCAGAGGGCGGTGACGGCCGTTTGCAGAGGAGGGAGCCAGGCCAGCACAGCAGCTCTGGAGGTCGGAAGGAAGCAGAATATCTGTGAGCCGTTCGGAGGAAAAGGCAAATCCAAGTAGCCCGTATTTagtcaaaaggaaggaaatcatgcccaaaaaagtaaaaagcaaagggaagaaaccaaaaggaagaagagggagttAATTAAGAGAAAAgcttaattaattaactaattaattaattaaatcagaaAGCATAAAATTGGTAAGACGGGGCACCCGGCTGGCCCGAGCGTGCGACGCTgcatcttggggtcgtgagttggagccatgtgttgggtgtagagattacttaaaaataaagtaaattaaaaaaaaaaaaaaaaaaagtcagtgtctcaattaaaacaataaaatcagtAAGACCAAACACCAGTTCTTGAAAAACAAACGATGAAATAAACTCCTGACGAGATAGAGGGAAACCAGTGAAGTGAGACAACACTCAGGCTTAATGAGAAGCGCAGATGTTCTGCGTCCACACTGGCACCACGGTCGTAAATGGGAAAACCTCAAGAAATCGATGCCTTATGCAAACACacctgagaagaaacagaaaattggaGCAGGTGGTGAGCAGCAGGGACGCAGCGGGCTGCAAAGTTCCCGCCACGCGGGCACCGGGCTGGCAGCTTCCTGCCACGCACGGGTGTGTGCTCCCAGCCTGCGTGAGCCCCCGGCCCCAGCTGGGCCTTGAGACAGCGCAGCCCCTGCCTTGTTCCAGCTGTGACCGCCAGAGACCCTCACACAGGGCCACTGGGCCAGGCTGCTTCAAGTGCCTGACCCCTGGCGACCAGGGCAGGATGTTTTTTCTGTTCTGAGCCACTGAGTTTGGGGCGGTCTGTTTGCCAGCAGCAGATAACCGGTGATGAGGGCTTAAAGCCGTCCAGCAGAGCGAGGGCCGTGGGGAGAGGACCTGGTGTCCAGTGGGAAATGGCCACCGCCCCTGCGGCCTGTCGGGGGGCTCATGGAGGAGTGAACGGTGGCCCCGTCTCCTTTCTGCGGCTAAGATTCCTTTGtagtttattttaacttttaagataccatttgtggttttcttttctttgtgaataTAAAGTGGAGTGTGTTCATGGTGGAATATTTAGCAAgtacaaaaaagttaaaatagaaaatacagtaaaaccttggattgtaacttgttctgcgagtgttccacaagatgagcaaacatctctaagaaattttaacttgataaacgagccaTGTCTTGCAATACAGGTAGTACAGAATGCCGAacgtcacgtgatcacaactgagccaatggttcttctttctctctctctctctctctctctctctctctctctctgtgggattgtgggtgatcgtcttcCATGCTTGGATGTttggtctcaggctgtggtgtttggcagatatccgtgatttttcagaatgttacaaggtgcccacaactggcactggtgtatttttgtcacttcaaagcaccaatggacagtcctttgcttttccagacaagagtaagcttaggaatactttgcttcattctaggtcaggctgcctgcagatagagaccctttcctctgctgccttattgccggTTCCATTAAATACAGTCTATGACAAGAGTTTGTTAATACTGTGCTGTAATCAGCATCTGTGTGAACGTTtgcaatggcccccatgcagagaaaggttgaaaagaaaggcaggaagaaggagatgATCACGGTGGAAGTCAAGAAGGAAATCGTCGAGAAGTACGAACGAGGGATGCGAGTGgccgaaattgcaagattttataagaagtctacgtCAACCATTTgcacaatattaaagaagaaagaagaaataagggggCTAGATGCAGCGAAAGGAGTCACGAGAATATCAAAGCAACGGCCACGTGTTCTGGAAGATGTAGAGAAGTTGCTTCTGGTTTGGATAAATGAGAAACGGCTGGCAGGTGACACCGTGACCGAGAACTTTATCTGCGAGAAGGCAAAGGCCTTGTACACCGACCTCGTAAGTAAACTGCCAGGTACGTCAACAGAAAACGAAGAAGGCTTCaaagcaagcaggggatggtTTGATAACTTTAAGAGGAGAAGTGGCATCCGTAGTGttgtgaggcacagagaggctgcgAGTTCGGACGCTAAGGCAGCTGAGGTGTTTGCTACCGAGTTCCAGAAGCTCATGGCTTCCGAGTGTTACCTGCCGGAGCAAGTTTTTAACTGCGATGAGACGGGGCTTTTTTGGAAAGAGATGCCAAAGCGGACGCACATTACGGAAGAAGAGAGTGCAGTGCCTGGTCACAGGCCCGTGAAAGACCGTCTCACCCTCTTGTTTTGCGCTAACGCAAGTGGGGATTTCAAAGTCAAGCCCCTGCTCGTGTATCATTCCGAGAACCCACGAGCCTTCAGGAAATGCAGGGTGCAGAAGAGCCAGTTAAACGTCATGTGGAGGTCCAACAGCAAGGCTTGGGTCACTCGTATCTTGTTCGTCGAGTGGGTCAACGAGGCCTTCGGTCCTGCAGTGAAGAAATACCTTTTGGAGAAGAATCTGCCGCTCAAAGCCTTGCTGGTGATGGATGATGCCCCTGCTCATCCTCCAGGCTTTGAGGACGACCTGCTGGAGGAATTCGAGTTCATTAAGGTCAAGTTCCTTCCTCCCAACACTACTCCAGTCCTCCAGCCCATGGATCAGCAGGTCATTTCAAACTTTAAACAGCTTTACACCAAAGCGCTATTTCAGCAATGCTTTGAGGTGACCAAAGGAACAGACCTTACCCTCCGAGAGTTTTGGCAAAATCATTTCCACATCGTGAACTGCCTCCAGATCATCGATAAAGCCTGGGATGGGGTCACCAAGAGAACCCTCAATTCTGCTTGGAGAAAACTGTGGCCCGATTGTGTTCTTGCACCTGACTTAGAGGGGCTTGCTCATGAACAGCAGCCGCCAGTTGTCGGCAAAACGGTGTCCTTGGGGAAAACCAGGGGACTGGAGGTGAATGAGGACGACAGTCAGGAGCTGGTGGAGGAGCATGGCCAGGAGCCGACCACCGACGAACTGATGGGTCTGCATCGCGAGCAGCAGCAAGAGGTTATGGGGGAGATCTCGTCTGCAGGGGAGAAAAAGGCCAAGGAGTCCCTCACTTCAagtgagattagggagatgtgtgaAAGGTGGGAAACAGTGCAGAAGTTTGTAGAGAAGCACCAcccgaataaggctgtagcagtgcgaGCGACGAATCTGTTTAACGACAATGCGATGTCCCATTTCCGTGAAATCCTCAAACGGAGGCAAAAGCaggtgtcattggataggttccgtGTTAAAGTTGCACGAAAAGAAAGAGATTCCACGGAGCCAATAGAcggcagtgattccattagtgatgaTGAAAGTCGTCCTAcccaataaccctcctctctcttgtctccctcacaccagccacgaaggttttcaaaggtcagtgcaggttaatttgttgattttcctttatattttgtattttctttattgttttgtattatatttcaTATGAACACTTTTGAGtggtggaatgaatcatctgcttttccattatttcttatggggaaattcactttgatatacaagtgctttggatcacaagcatgtttccggaatgaatgatgctcgcaaaccaaggcgTTCCTATACAGAGAACCGGCAGGCGGCACCCCCCCTGCCAGGGCCCACATGTCCTTCGTGTCCGTGCCGTGTCCCGGGCTGACACCACCGGCTGTCCTGTGGCACACGCCGTAACATTGATGCTCTCGGTTAGGTTCAACGCTAGGCCACATTGTGAGGACTTTGTTTCCCGTGACATTAGATGtttttgtaaaatgtcttttttcagTAGCCATTCATCATTCATAGGACTTCTGCCCCGTTGTTGGATATTAGGAGGCCCTCACGAGAGCAGGTGTGGAGCCGGAAAGCCCAGCTGAACTCTGGGGCCAGTGatttctgcctcctgcccccgGGCCATGCCGCAGGCTGCGCCCCATGGGAAAGGGTCCCCGAAGAGCCTCCTCTCGTGAGGGGCCCCAGCCAGGACTCTGGAGGAGCCGGTTCCTCCCTGAGCTGCACATGCAGGCCTAGACCCTGCTCGGTCTTGACAATGTGCACATGGTCGTGAGTGTGCGGAAGGGCACCGCTCCGGCCCAGAATCAGCACCCGCCACGGCGGCGGCCAGAGAGGCACACACCAGCAGTTGTACCTGGACCCCTCGTGGTATCTCTGAAAAGTTACCTTCTTGTATTTCAAATTGgcagtcttaatttttaaagaaaggaacgGTCTGAAGTTAAACCAGTAAGTTAAAAGTCGCTCCCACGGATACggacaaaataaaagagacacCAACaaacgttggcaaggatgtgcgGAAATTGGGCCCCTCGTGCGCCGTGGAGGGAAGCAGTCCGGCCGCCTCTCAGCCAGCGAACCAGCTCCGCTCAGCCGGGCAACTCTACTCTCAGAGAAATGACGGCACACCTCCACGTACGGCATCCGCGCACAAACGTCCATGGCAGCCacaaggtggaaacaacccagatgtccgtCCACAGAGGAGTGTGGTCCGGCTGTGCcgtggaatattgttcagccgtGAAAAGGAGTAAGTGCCAGCAGTGCTACAAGGTGAATGAGCCTTGAAAGCAGCGTGCTGGGTTGCAGGACCCAGAGGCAAAGGCCACGTATCATATGACCCCTTTTCTTTGAGTGTCTAAAACAGGCAAATCCCaggagacagaaagtggatttgTGGTTGCCACCGAGAGGGCCGATGGGGAGCGACTGCTAATGGGTggtctttctggggtgatggaaacgTACTGCCATTAGGTAGCGGCGATGTTTTCTCCTATCTAAATATACCAAAACACCGAGTTGTGCACTTTAAAGGGGTAGATTTCATAGTATGTGtatcatataaataaaactttttaaaaatcactgagcTGTGTGCCCGGACATTTGATTCAGTTTGAAAACGAATTGAAATGGCTTTCAAATTAGCATTCTCCTTTAGCAAAACAGACCTGAGTGGCCCCTGTTTTCAGGGTCCAGGCTGGACGCCCAAATGTGTCTGGGTTGGCGACCCCAGCTCCACTGGCATTTGGAATTTGGGGACGGCAGGGTGAATCCCGGTGCTGTTGTGCAGAGTGGTGCCTTTGGGCCCGGTGCCCATCTCTGTGGAGGCGGCCAGGCACCTCCAGGTCCCCTGTTGTCTGGCCGGCTGCTTACCCAATGAAGACCCAGCAGAAATGTGTGAATCACACatgtgcttttaaattttctggtccagggagcctggctggctccgttggtagagcatgagtttcttgatctcagggttgtgagttcaagccccacgttgggcatagagcttctgttaaaaaacataaaaaaaagtggggggtggagttaatttttctgaatgtttatttttgagagagagagagtgcaggtgcaggagaggcagagaaaggtgggggggggacagagactctgaagtgggctctgcactgacgtgggacttgaacccaagaaccgtgaggtcatgacctgagctgaaggcagacgcttagccgactgagccacccacgtgccccaggagaggaaattaattttcatttcctaagTCCAGTGTTCCCTGAATATCACCGTTCCCACCTGTAATCGGTATAAGAGATCAGTACAGAGACGTTTGATGCCTTACGCCAGGTACATTTTGCACTGGAAAGTAGGGCGTAGCTGACCTGCtggatggtggggggtggggtggggggcggggcagggctgggaggagacAGGGACTCCAGGCCTCAGGGGCCTCCCCCATGAGGCCTACGGCTTCGGGGGCTCCAGGGCTGGTGCCAGCTGATGACCCTCTTACGGCCCCTCGGCATTCCTGCCGCATGTCTTATGGGTAACACGGGCGGGGCTGCCACCCATAGGGCCTGGGAAGGCTGGGTGCCGCATGGGGGGCTGGGCACCGTGTAGGGGGCGCCAGGAGGAGTCCAGGGCTCTGGCACCCCCGGCAGTGAGGCTGCCTCGGGCAATGGAGCCTGGGAGCTGGCAGCTCCGTTGTCACCCCCTCCTCGGCCTCGGCCACCCCTGTGATAAAGGGCACAGGACTCACCTGGAGAGGGGGCCACACAGCGGCGCCCCCTGTTTGCAGAAAGCATTATAGGAAAGTGGTGAAGGGACCATGACTTGGCGTTCACACGAGAGTGCTTTGGTGACATTTAAAGTCACTTCAGTGACCACAGTGTGGAGAGAATCGTGCTCTGTGGCCGCAGGAAGCCCCCTGGCCTTGTTCTCCTGGGACGAGGGACAGACAGGCAGAAGGCTCAAGCCAGTAGCCAGCCGCATTGGACTCTCAGCCAGCCACGTAGCTCCTTCCGGGTTCTTTTAACTTCTGACCTTTTCCTTTACTTCCCACCTTTCTGGGAGGCTTGGAGGGCAGCTTTAGGTCAGGACACACCATGAAGTGTCTGCTCCATGCTGTCCTGTCCTGGCCAGGAGCCTGGCCCTCTGGGCTTCCAGCCAGGTCTCAGGCTTTGCTGCTGTGCTCCTCCTATGCATGTGGCCTCTGTGCAGAGAGACCACCAGCTGGAAGAATGTGCCTCCCGGCCCGTCTCAGAGCAAGCCAGGGCCCCGCGCTGCTCTCCCTCCTGTAGAGGTGACGAGACAGCCAGGTCACAGCCAGGGCTGTGCGTGTGTCAGCCACACTCGCTCTGTGGTTCCCATGCCCTCACTTGCCCCAGGCTGCCCACTTCACCGTGCGGCTGGGCCGGGACCCCAGCCTGAACTGTGCAGGGTGCCAGCGGGCTCTGCCTGGAGGAGACAACACTGCTGGGAGGGTGGCTGGGGCGTGGCCGAGGGGCAGGGTTTCGGGAGGCCTTGGGTCCTGCTTGGTCAGTGCGCCCTGGAGCATCGGGAACCTGTAGCAAACACTGGACATGGCTTGTGTCGACCCCGATAATTAGACAGCCAGTTGTTTTGCCAGCAAAATGGGCTTACACGGGAATGGCAGAGGCTTTGCGATTCGGGACGAGCAAGCCATGACGAAGCCACAGGCAAGTCTGGAGAACAAAGGACAGGAAGGTTACtttacagagaaaaaggagacagtTGTGAGGCACTGCATGGAAGGGAAACCccttggaggaagggagggctcAGGGTGCCGGCAGCTTCTCCTTGGCCGAGTCCTTCCTGCTGAGGGGTGAATGAGGCCCCAGCTAAAGtagtgtgcacgcatgcacaggTGCCTCTCTTGCTGCTGGGTGTGCGGCTGGCGCAGAACGCTAGGGCTGAGGGCTCCCCCTGCTGGCTGTCTGGCTCCACGTAAAAGGATGGTTCCTTTATTCTGCTTCACATCTGCTGGGGCCTGGCGGGCCTGTGCGGCTGTCAGGTAGGCTCTCCTGGGCCAGCTGTCAAGAGGAGGCCACCTGGCCCGCGCCCTCCTGCTGCCGGGTTTGCCGCTGAGCCAGGGGCTTCCCACTCAGGTGTGGAGCAGGGGCCAGGGAGCAGGGCCTCTGGAGTGAGCGGGTTCTTTGAGGCAGATGTTTTGTTGTGCTGCAGGGTACCCGGCAAGAACCTGGCTCAGGTTAGCCGCCTTTCAGAAAAATACATGGTGCTTAAATGAGTTGCACATTTTGACCGTTCATTTTAAATAGAAGTTCTCAAACTGCCAGGAGCCGCTCACCCCAGTGGGCTCCTGGAAGGCCGTCCGTGGGAAGGCCTGCTGGTTGTGGTGTGGGTTGCAAACCCAGAACCACATTCCCAGCTAAAGATGATTTGGACtccagattttttaattttcactttaaaatgaggTCAATTAAAAAAGTCTGTCGTGGGGTGAACTTGAACTTGGTCTCTGCCAGCTGTTTTCATTCTCAGAAGCACATGGGTTTCAGTGTGTTGCTGTACTTTGTCCAGGGCTCGGGAACAGAACAAAGGTTGTGTAATGAGAGCTGAGCGGAGTTAATGTGGCCTCGGTCCTTTCTCCAGGAGGAGGGGGTAGGTCCGTCTACCTGTCCTGGGACTGGCCTGTGAACGGAGCCCACTGCCCGCCTCTGGGTGGCCAGATGCTGGGTGCTATGCTACttagagaaaaggggaagagagcCTGTGGCAAATCTTGGAGTCGTAGGGGTTTCTCCACTAGAAAAAGGCCCCTCCCTCAAAAGGGCCATTTGGTCATCTGCCTCCTTCCTGGGCTGACCGGCGAAGCGGGTGGCTGCAGTGCAAAGGAGGTCGTCGGGGTCATGGCAGTCTGTGCTGTATGCGGCGTGGAAAGAGCCTGACCACGAGGCATGGATGGACCACACTTGGTCTGCAGGACAGGCTTCCTCCTCTGGTGACCTGACTTGAAGGGGTCAGAGGAACCTTTGCCCTGCACCGATGCTAGTCTTTATTATAATTCTGATTGGACTGGGGCTccaccttttttaaatttatttgagaggtggagggggggatgagttggggaggggcggagaggtagagagagagaatcccaagcaggctccacgttgagcacagagcccaatgtggggctggatcccacgtccctggggtcatgacctgagctgaaatcaagagtgggatgctgaactgactcagacacccaggagccccagctctACCTTTTTAAAGAGGAGCCCCTCAGACCACACAAGGGTGGGGATAGCCAAAGAGAGGGGGTGGCCTGGGGGCCTGGCTGTGCCTGAAGGAGGGCTTTAGACAGGACGCGTGGCAAGCCCTCGGCCTCCCTCTGAGACCCTTCTAGCAGCTGTCAGAGTGGCCTGCAGTTCGGAGGGCAGCACAGGGCACCTGCCTGCAGTCGACCCAGAGACAGAGGCCAGGGGGAGGAGCCACCATTTGGGGTTTATTTAAACCACCCACATGGCTCTCGGTCATGCAGGTGGTGGGTGCTTGGCCCTGTGTTTTTGGACGGTGGACAAAAGGGTGCTGAGCCAGAACTCTGTACCCTGGGGGGAACTCCCGCCCCCCACATCAtgctctttgctcctccccacccccatccttgtGTCCAGGGAATGCAGGCACAGGATGTGGCCCCAGGGGCTCACACTGCCCTTGGGGGTTTGCTGCTTGCTTGGGTGGGGCGTGGTGTGGAAGGACCCTGCCTAAGAGGCCCTTCTGCACATGTGCTACACATGCCATGAGGTGTCAAGGGCTCTAGAAACAATGGTGTTGACACCATGGAGAAGCCAGGCCAGGGCCTTGGCCTTGCTGAGGCCTGGAGGCTGCTCCAAGTTAGCCCAGGGAGGAACCAGGGTTGAAGGACTgaacagaggaagaaatgggCGGGGCTCCTGGTGCCTCCTCAGGGAGGGGCCCACAGGACCCGGACGGTCTCCAGCTTCCCCTCATGGGGGCCGTCCGCTGGGCCCAAGAGTTCTCCTCCCTCTTGAGGCCACAGGGGCCTGAGAGGTCTCCTTGGCACAGCCCACGAAGGCACTTGTGGCACCGGACTGCCCCCTCAGCACCCAGCTTTGTGGGGACTCCCAGGAAAGGGACAGCAGTAAACAGACAGGTGGATCGGCGGGAGACTGTGACCCGGCAGGTGTCACGGGGGAAAGACCGTGAGGGACGAAGGTGGCACGTTGGCTACATATGAGACGAGCAGACAAACGAGGAGAGCCCCCAGCTTCTGCTGCTCCTTCCAGCGGAGAGCCTGGCCATGGGCCTGGAGGAGCACCTGTGCGTGTGCCCCATGGGGCCTGGCCAGTGTGCAGGGGTGCAGGTACAGGGGTGGCCGAGACCCCCAAAGAGGGTGTGCTGTGGGAACGAGTCTCTGTCCCCCTGATTTGCTTGCCGTGGTGCAGGAGGAAGGAGGCCTCCAGGCAGCAGGTCTGGCGGGGCGGGTTGGGTCTGGGGGCGGGGTCAGGGGCAAGGCCAGGTGTGGGAAGGGGGGGttggggtgcagggctgggggagggctgaGGGCCAGGGTCAGGCAGGTGTGTGAGGTGGGTCAAGGTGGTCTGGGGTGTGGGCGGGGTCTGGCACGGGGTGGGCCACGGTCAAGGTGGGGCAGGTGCAAGGGTAGCCACCGTCTGGGAGATGCTTTGGTCTTGCAGGCTGGAGCGGAGCcctcatgatcttctggtttggCACATTTGGCGTTTATTGTGGACTTGAGCTACCTTAACGTGATTTCGGAACAAGATCCAGGAGGAAACCCAAAATAGAGAGAAATTATGATTGTGCTACGTTAAAGTGAGAGCTGTCCCTAAAGCGTCTTCCTGCTGAGAGTCCTTCTGTTTCTTGAGTTAGGTAGGAGACAGGATGGTTTATTGTGAGGAGAAGGAGGGGCCCTGGGGCGTGGGAGCCTGTGCCTGGAGCGTGCTGTACCCAGCGTGTGCAGTGCGCGTGGCAGGGGTGGCGAGTCGGGGGCGCAGTAACTCGGCACAACCCCGACCTGCAGGAAGGCGCCTGTCCCTCCTTGTCACCGCATGAGGGCCCATCCTGCACCCAGcaccaggaggggaggagggctgcCGCACGCGGCGGGAGCGCTGACCCTGACCACGTGTCTCGGCAGGGAGGCTGGCACCCGGAGCGTCGGGGCAATGGCCAGGAGGTGAACAGCACACGACTGTAGCTTTTAATAGCTTTCCTTtgcattaatttttcaaaatttgcaagcttatttcattttccaaatactCTACTAATATGCATAATTGCCTTTATAAATAGTA
Proteins encoded in this region:
- the LOC131490930 gene encoding tigger transposable element-derived protein 1-like, with amino-acid sequence MITVEVKKEIVEKYERGMRVAEIARFYKKSTSTICTILKKKEEIRGLDAAKGVTRISKQRPRVLEDVEKLLLVWINEKRLAGDTVTENFICEKAKALYTDLVSKLPGTSTENEEGFKASRGWFDNFKRRSGIRSVVRHREAASSDAKAAEVFATEFQKLMASECYLPEQVFNCDETGLFWKEMPKRTHITEEESAVPGHRPVKDRLTLLFCANASGDFKVKPLLVYHSENPRAFRKCRVQKSQLNVMWRSNSKAWVTRILFVEWVNEAFGPAVKKYLLEKNLPLKALLVMDDAPAHPPGFEDDLLEEFEFIKVKFLPPNTTPVLQPMDQQVISNFKQLYTKALFQQCFEVTKGTDLTLREFWQNHFHIVNCLQIIDKAWDGVTKRTLNSAWRKLWPDCVLAPDLEGLAHEQQPPVVGKTVSLGKTRGLEVNEDDSQELVEEHGQEPTTDELMGLHREQQQEVMGEISSAGEKKAKESLTSSEIREMCERWETVQKFVEKHHPNKAVAVRATNLFNDNAMSHFREILKRRQKQVSLDRFRVKVARKERDSTEPIDGSDSISDDESRPTQ